From Mus musculus strain C57BL/6J chromosome 17, GRCm38.p6 C57BL/6J, the proteins below share one genomic window:
- the Rrp36 gene encoding ribosomal RNA processing protein 36 homolog isoform 2 (isoform 2 is encoded by transcript variant 2) produces the protein MSFEELLRLQGQGRPKAHKQLVAGNSTRTRSPQQPVCVADKHRPLEMSAKVRVPFLRQVVPISKKVARDPRFDDLSGDYNPEVFDKTYQFLNDIRAKEKQLVKKQLKKHRSGEEHDKLQQLLQRMEQQEMAQQERKQQQELRLALKQERRAQAQQGHRPYFLKKSEQRQLALAEKFKELRRSKKLESFLSRKRRRNAGKDRRHLPLSKE, from the exons ATGTCATTTGAGGAGCTGTTGAGATTACAGGGCCAAGGGAGACCCAAGGCACACAAACAATTGGTAGCTGGAAACAGCACTAGAACGCGAAGCCCCCAACAACCCGTGTGTGTCGCCGATAAGCACCG GCCTCTGGAAATGTCAGCTAAAGTCCGGGTGCCATTCTTACGTCAGGTGGTGCCCATCAGTAAAAAG GTCGCCCGAGACCCCCGCTTTGATGATCTGTCAGGGGACTATAACCCTGAAGTGTTTGACAAAACTTACCAGTTCCTGAATGATATCCGAGCCAAAGAGAAGCAG CTTGTGAAAAAGCAGTTGAAGAAGCACCGCTCAGGGGAGGAGCATGACAAACTGCAACAGCTGCTTCAGCGGATG GAGCAAcaagagatggcacagcaggaacgcaagcagcagcaggagctgcGCTTGGCCTTGAAGCAGGAGCGCCGGGCTCAGGCACAGCAGGGCCATCGGCCATACTTCCTGAAGAAAT CTGAGCAGCGGCAGCTGGCCTTGGCTGAGAAGTTCAAGGAGCTGAGACGCAGCAAGAAGCTGGAGAGTTTCCTGAGTCGAAAGAGGCGGCGGAACGCAGGCAAGGACAGGAGGCACCTCCCGCTGAGCAAGGAGTAG
- the Rrp36 gene encoding ribosomal RNA processing protein 36 homolog isoform 1 (isoform 1 is encoded by transcript variant 1), which yields MRKAGSRARAEAEGPHRAMEGGEVTGDRLKADTSDMSFEELLRLQGQGRPKAHKQLVAGNSTRTRSPQQPVCVADKHRPLEMSAKVRVPFLRQVVPISKKVARDPRFDDLSGDYNPEVFDKTYQFLNDIRAKEKQLVKKQLKKHRSGEEHDKLQQLLQRMEQQEMAQQERKQQQELRLALKQERRAQAQQGHRPYFLKKSEQRQLALAEKFKELRRSKKLESFLSRKRRRNAGKDRRHLPLSKE from the exons ATGCGGAAGGCTGGTTCTAGGGCTAGGGCTGAGGCCGAAGGTCCTCACCGTGCTATGGAGGGCGGGGAGGTGACTGGCGACCGGCTGAAGG CAGACACATCTGACATGTCATTTGAGGAGCTGTTGAGATTACAGGGCCAAGGGAGACCCAAGGCACACAAACAATTGGTAGCTGGAAACAGCACTAGAACGCGAAGCCCCCAACAACCCGTGTGTGTCGCCGATAAGCACCG GCCTCTGGAAATGTCAGCTAAAGTCCGGGTGCCATTCTTACGTCAGGTGGTGCCCATCAGTAAAAAG GTCGCCCGAGACCCCCGCTTTGATGATCTGTCAGGGGACTATAACCCTGAAGTGTTTGACAAAACTTACCAGTTCCTGAATGATATCCGAGCCAAAGAGAAGCAG CTTGTGAAAAAGCAGTTGAAGAAGCACCGCTCAGGGGAGGAGCATGACAAACTGCAACAGCTGCTTCAGCGGATG GAGCAAcaagagatggcacagcaggaacgcaagcagcagcaggagctgcGCTTGGCCTTGAAGCAGGAGCGCCGGGCTCAGGCACAGCAGGGCCATCGGCCATACTTCCTGAAGAAAT CTGAGCAGCGGCAGCTGGCCTTGGCTGAGAAGTTCAAGGAGCTGAGACGCAGCAAGAAGCTGGAGAGTTTCCTGAGTCGAAAGAGGCGGCGGAACGCAGGCAAGGACAGGAGGCACCTCCCGCTGAGCAAGGAGTAG
- the Klhdc3 gene encoding kelch domain-containing protein 3 yields the protein MLRWTVHLEGGPRRVNHAAVAVGHRVYSFGGYCSGEDYETLRQIDVHIFNAVSLRWTKLPPVRPAVRGQAPVVPYMRYGHSTVLIDDTVFLWGGRNDTEGACNVLYAFDVNTHKWSTPRVSGAVPGARDGHSACVLGKIMYIFGGYEQLADCFSNDIHKLDTSTMTWTLVCTKGNPARWRDFHSATMLGNHMYVFGGRADRFGPFHSNNEIYCNRIRVFDTRTEAWLDCPHTPVLPEGRRSHSAFGYNGELYIFGGYNARLNRHFHDLWKFNPGSFTWKKIEPKGKGPCPRRRQCCCIVGDKIVLFGGTSPSPEEGLGDEFDLIDHSDLHILDFSPSLKTLCKLAVIQYSLDQSCLPHDIRWELNAMTTNSNISRPIVSSHG from the exons ATGTTACGGTGGACAGTGCATCTGGAGGGCGGGCCACGCAGGGTGAACCATGCTGCAGTGGCTGTCGGGCACCGAGTATATTCCTTCGGGGGTTACTGCTCTGGGGAAGACTACGAAACACTACGGCAGATAGATGTGCACATTTTCAATGCTG TGTCCTTGCGTTGGACAAAGCTGCCCCCAGTGAGGCCTGCCGTCCGAGGGCAGGCTCCTGTCGTTCCCTACATGCGCTATGGGCACTCAACCGTCCTCATTGATGACACCGTCTTCCTTTGGGGTGGGCGCAATGACACTGAAGGGGCCTGCAACGTACTCTACGCCTTTGATGTCA ATACTCACAAGTGGTCTACACCCCGAGTGTCAGGGGCAGTTCCTGGGGCACGGGACGGACATTCAGCTTGTGTCCTGGGCAAGATCATGTACATTTTTGGGGGATATGAACAGCTG GCCGACTGCTTTTCCAACGACATCCACAAGCTGGATACCAGCACCATGACATGGACTCTTGTTTGTACAAAG GGCAATCCTGCACGTTGGAGGGACTTCCACTCAGCCACAATGCTGGGCAATCACATGTATGTCTTTGGGGGCCGTGCAGACCGCTTTGGGCCATTTCATTCCAACAATGAGATCTACTGTAATCGAATTCGAGTCTTTGATACCAGAACGGAGGCCTGGCTCGACTGTCCTCACACGCCGGTGCTGCCTGAGGGGCGCAGGAGCCATTCAGCCT TTGGCTACAATGGAGAGCTGTACATCTTTGGTGGCTACAATGCAAGGCTGAATCGGCATTTCCATGACCTCTGGAAGTTTAATCCTG GGTCCTTTACCTGGAAGAAGATTGAACCAAAGGGGAAAGGACCGTGTCCCCGCCGCCGCCAGTGTTGCTGTATTGTTGGTGATAAAATTGTCCTCTTTGGCGGTACCAG CCCCTCTCCCGAGGAAGGCCTGGGGGATGAATTTGACCTCATAGATCATTCTGACTTACACATCTTGGACTTCA GCCCTAGTCTGAAGACTCTGTGCAAGCTGGCGGTGATTCAGTATAGCCTGGACCAGTCCTGTCTGCCCCATGACATCAG GTGGGAGCTCAACGCCATGACCACCAACAGCAATATCAGCCGCCCCATTGTCTCCTCCCATGGCTAG